AATTAAGGCAATCTTTGTAAATTTCATAATATATATTAATATAGTACAAATGTTTTAATACTTAATATTTAACAAAGTCGTGTTCTATTTAATGAACATAGATTTTGTTCCTTTAAAATTATTGAAAGGGAGAGAGAGTAAGTGTCTGATAAACAAGTTATTTTAACGATTGATGGATTAAAAAAAATTGAAGAGGAATTAGATTACTTAAAAACAAAGAAAAGAAAAGAAGTTTCAGAGAGAATAAAAACAGCACTTGCATTTGGAGATATCAGTGAAAACTCCGAATATGATGAAGCCAAAAATGAACAAGCACAAGTTGAAGAGAGAATATTTAAATTAGAGAATATGAGAGCGAATGCAGAAGTTATCGATGACGATCAAATTTCTGTTGAAGTAGTAGGAGTAGGATCAAAGGTTTTAGTAAAAGATTTAGAATTTGATGAAGAAATAGAATATACAATAGTTGGTTCAACAGAAGCGGATCCTTATGAATTTAAAATATCAAATGAATCTCCAGTAGGGG
This DNA window, taken from Abyssisolibacter fermentans, encodes the following:
- the greA gene encoding transcription elongation factor GreA, which translates into the protein MSDKQVILTIDGLKKIEEELDYLKTKKRKEVSERIKTALAFGDISENSEYDEAKNEQAQVEERIFKLENMRANAEVIDDDQISVEVVGVGSKVLVKDLEFDEEIEYTIVGSTEADPYEFKISNESPVGEALIGRRKGEIIEVQVPDGSMEYEILDINR